Sequence from the Gloeocapsopsis dulcis genome:
GCAAATAAATCGCAAGCACATGCTGCGATAGAACTTTATGGTGTCGTTGAAAACCTTTGTTGACGTTGCGCTTCATACAACATTAAAGCAGCTGCGATCGCCACATTCAAAGATTCGACTTCAGCACTTTGAGGAATTTTCACACAAAGATCGCTTTGTGCTACGGCTTCGACAGATAACCCTGCACCTTCGTTTCCCAGCAAAATTAAACTAGGACGCAGCCAATCTACCTCCCAGTAAGTTAACTGTGCATCGGCAAGCGTCGCGATGACTTGCACACCTGTCTGCTGACATTCTTTAATAGTTGTACTTAAATTAGAAGACACTGCGATCGGCAATCGAAACCATTGTCCTGCTGTGGCTCTTAAAACTTTGGGATTATACATATCTACGCTGTCTGCACTCAGCCATAATCCACTAGCACCAGCAGCAGTAGCAGTACGAATGATTGTACCTACATTGCCTGGATCTTGTACGTTTTCTAAAGCTAGAGCTAAACCACTATGCGGTATTTGCGTGTGATGTGAACTGCGGTGTGCTGTTGCAACAATACCATCAGGCTGTACTGTTGTGGCGATCGCCTTCAAAACATCTTCACTAACAACTTCTCCGCGTTTTGCTTGCTGACTAACTTGTTGCCATAGCAACTGATTGCTACTTTGCCATTCTGGAGTACAACACACTGTCTCTATAGGGTATTTTGCTCGACAAGCTTCTTGAATGAGGTGTGTTCCTTCTAATAAAAATAATCCTTGTTCTTGCCGTTCTTTTGCGGAACGCAGCTTGCGTAGCTGCTTGACCAGAGGGTTTTGCAAACTGGTGAGCATACAATTTGTAGCAGTGGATAGCCAAATGAATTTAAAGTTATCAGCTACAGTACGCTAACAAGCGCACGGTAATAAAGTGTTGTGGCATTTTCAGGACTAGCCAGCACAGCTTTGGAGTAGTCCTCAATTGCTCCTTGGGAATCTCCCAAGTTGTATCTTGCAAGTCCTCGATTGCTGTAAGCTTCGGCAAAGCTTGGATCGAGGCGTATAGCTTGATTGTAATCTTCTATAGCTCTATGTAAATTTCCTATTTGAGCAAAAATAAATCCGCGATGGTAGTATACTTCAGCAATATTAGGATTAATTTTTAATGCCTGGTTGTAGTTATTAATAGCCTTTTGCATTTCTCCTAAAGCAGATTGAGCAAAGCCAAGATAAAAGTAAGCCAATGCTTCTTGAGGATTGATAGTTATTATTTTGCTATAATCCTCTATTGCTTTTTGGATGCAGCCTAAATTATAAAAAACATCACCTCTTTGGCAATAAGCACCAATATAATTAGGATTTAAGTTAATAGCTTGAGTAAAATCTTCAATAGCTTCTCGCTCAGCTCCTAAAACTATTTTAGAACGACCTCTATAGTAGTAGAATTGTGAATTTTTAGGTTCAAGTTTCAATGCTTGATTAAAATTTTAATTGCGCCTAAATCGTACTCACGTTGTTGATATATTACTCCTTTATGAAAATAAATAATAGCGTTTTCACCATTTTTAGTATTAACATAGTTAGTTTTTAATTGCTCTTCGCAACTATTTCTCTGTGGTTTATATGGGCAGTATATATCAAGATACTCTTTAAGAACACTGCTGCACAAATTAGCCCTAGGCTTCCTTCCTGAATTAAGTCTTGGAAAGAAAGACCCCGATTTATGTATTTTTTGGCGATGGAAACGACAAGACGCAAGTTTGATTGCACCATTTTGTCTTTTGCCCGTCGTCCGACATGAAGGCGATATCGAAACGTTGGCAAAGACAACTGCACAGCTTCTGCCCATTCGCTATCCTGTGGCTCGCGATTTAACTGCTCTAACAGTCTTTCGCGAACTCTTTCCATTTCCAACAACTCAGCAATTTTCCGTGCGAGTTCAATTTCTTCATCTGCTCGCAGTAGCCAAATCCGTCCAATCTCTTGTAAATAGAGGCGAATTGAATCCTCTGTACAGTGCTTCTTCTTGGTTTGCGTCCGCCGACGGGATTTAGCGGCTTTACCAGACTTAGCGTCGTCCTCATCAGGCTGAGCTTCTAGAAACTTGTCTTCGTTAACTTTTAAGCTGCGTAATTCTTCCTCCGTATCGATTAAGAATGCTAAATCGGGATCAGATTGATGGATAGTCTCAAGTTCAGATTGAGAAGTGTTTGCAAGCAGTAATTTATTAGCTTGATTTATGTCGCTTATTTCATTTAATGATTTCAAAGAAATATGAGTTTCAATAAAAGAAGTTTGACTTGTTACACCTAAAGTCTCCAGTAGTGAGTGCCATTGTTCGTTAGTTAGATTTCTTTGTCTATTACCAGCACATTCATCAAGATTTTGTTTGAATAAATTGAATGTTAAATCCTCTTTGGTCAGGACAACACCTCGCGTATTTGGGCGGTTGCCAAACTCTCTCGAACGCCATTCTTCTTTACTTATAAAAGGCAGAGCAACTTTAAAACCAAAATGTAACGAATTAAAAAGATCCAACTCCCTGCTTATATAGTCTTTTAATGCGAACATTTGGGATTTGGCTTGGCTGACTGGCTTGGCTTTCCCTTCATACCAATTGTTCATCTGCCATTCAGAGCCATTAATACTTTCTATGTTATTGATATAGCATCCTTTACACTCGATGACCCATACTCCTATATAACGATGGACAATGAGTATATCAATATCTTTCTCCAAATTTCCATTTTTTTGGAATAACAGATAAGAATGGAACGCCACTCCAGGCTCATCTTTGAAACAGGCTTTTATTATTTGCCAAACTGCTAGTTCAGCTTTGTAAGCATCAGGGATATCGTAGGGATAAAAATCCATAGTCTTTCTTTCAGAATCATAAAAAATACTCTTGTATCCAGCATCTTTTATGGCTGCCCTACTACATATCCGTCTTTACACTGATAGAAATATCAAGATTTGGTAAAATCTCTAACTTGCTTATTCTGGGTAATGTATTAAGCGGAGTATATTCATCAGAAAACGGCTACTTAGTTGCAAGGTTGATTTATCAAACTTTACAGGTAGTGTTTTGTCAGGGAATAACTAAT
This genomic interval carries:
- a CDS encoding TrmH family RNA methyltransferase, yielding MLTSLQNPLVKQLRKLRSAKERQEQGLFLLEGTHLIQEACRAKYPIETVCCTPEWQSSNQLLWQQVSQQAKRGEVVSEDVLKAIATTVQPDGIVATAHRSSHHTQIPHSGLALALENVQDPGNVGTIIRTATAAGASGLWLSADSVDMYNPKVLRATAGQWFRLPIAVSSNLSTTIKECQQTGVQVIATLADAQLTYWEVDWLRPSLILLGNEGAGLSVEAVAQSDLCVKIPQSAEVESLNVAIAAALMLYEAQRQQRFSTTP
- a CDS encoding tetratricopeptide repeat protein, whose translation is MKLEPKNSQFYYYRGRSKIVLGAEREAIEDFTQAINLNPNYIGAYCQRGDVFYNLGCIQKAIEDYSKIITINPQEALAYFYLGFAQSALGEMQKAINNYNQALKINPNIAEVYYHRGFIFAQIGNLHRAIEDYNQAIRLDPSFAEAYSNRGLARYNLGDSQGAIEDYSKAVLASPENATTLYYRALVSVL